The Pseudosulfitobacter pseudonitzschiae genome includes a region encoding these proteins:
- a CDS encoding 3-hydroxybutyrate dehydrogenase, with product MAITTDLSGKTAVITGSNSGIGLGIAKEMGKAGANLVLNSFTDTEEDHALAAELARSLGVDVRYIQADMSKADDCRRLVVAAGGCDILVNNAGIQHVAAIQDFPVDKWNAIIAINLSSAFHTTAAAVTGMRERGWGRIINIASAHGLTASPYKSAYVAAKHGIVGLTKTVALETATDPITANAICPGYVLTPIVEKQIPDTMKEYNMTREEVIQNVMLTRQPSKEFATTEQVGGTAVFLCSDAATQITGTTISVDGGWTAL from the coding sequence ATGGCCATTACGACTGATCTGTCCGGCAAAACCGCCGTCATCACCGGATCCAACTCGGGTATCGGGCTGGGCATCGCCAAAGAAATGGGCAAGGCGGGGGCCAATCTGGTTCTCAACAGCTTTACCGACACCGAAGAGGACCACGCGCTTGCTGCCGAACTGGCCCGCAGCCTTGGCGTCGATGTGCGCTATATTCAGGCCGATATGTCCAAGGCCGATGACTGCCGCCGTCTGGTTGTGGCCGCGGGGGGCTGCGACATTCTGGTGAACAACGCAGGCATCCAGCACGTCGCCGCGATTCAGGATTTTCCGGTCGATAAATGGAATGCCATCATTGCGATCAACCTCAGCTCGGCCTTTCACACCACGGCCGCCGCTGTCACCGGTATGCGCGAACGCGGCTGGGGCCGTATCATCAACATCGCCTCGGCGCATGGCCTGACCGCATCGCCCTACAAATCGGCCTATGTGGCGGCGAAACATGGCATTGTCGGTCTGACAAAAACGGTCGCACTGGAAACCGCCACCGACCCGATCACCGCCAACGCCATCTGCCCGGGCTATGTGCTGACCCCCATCGTTGAAAAACAGATCCCCGACACGATGAAGGAATACAACATGACCCGTGAAGAGGTGATCCAGAACGTGATGTTAACGCGCCAACCCAGCAAGGAATTCGCCACCACCGAACAGGTCGGCGGCACCGCCGTGTTCTTGTGTTCGGATGCCGCCACGCAAATCACCGGCACCACCATCAGCGTCGATGGTGGCTGGACGGCGCTGTAA
- a CDS encoding extracellular solute-binding protein, with amino-acid sequence MYGDPALPPDFVSLPYVNADAPRGGSIVLGNTGGFDSLNPFVRKGTAPWQLAVFTHESLMGRTLDEPFTLYGLLAESVEVSDDRTEVRFVLRPEAAFSDGTPVTVEDVIWSYETLGTEGHPKYHGLWDQITSITQDGPRAVKMTFEAGNRELALLAGMRPILSKAQWDGRDFANAPLADVPLGSGPYVVSAYEGGRFVQLTRDPDYWGADVPVRRGTNNYDKIRIDFYGDSTVLLEGFKAGEISAIREFNAERWTTQYDFPRALSGDVVQTEIPHGKPSGMTGLAMNTRRAPFDDWRVRAALIYAFNFEYINDTVTGGAQPRITSYFSNSVLAMQDGPAAPEVAALLKPYAADLPQGTLEGYALPVSDGSARNRRNLRVATKLLQEAGFSAEGGTLRDSDGSAFTFDILLPKGSTENIAIADIYVGALARLGITARIETVDDAQFLARTNSFDFEMTYFRRALSLSPGNEQRYYWSSEAASAEGSRNLPGIASPAVDAMIDAMLEAEGQEQFVSATRALDRVLTAGSYVIPFWQFSEGRIAHVKQMKHPEVLPIYGDGPNYMPEVWWWED; translated from the coding sequence ATGTATGGCGATCCCGCCCTGCCACCTGATTTTGTGTCGCTCCCTTATGTGAACGCTGACGCACCACGCGGCGGGTCGATCGTTTTGGGCAACACCGGCGGGTTCGATTCCCTCAATCCGTTTGTGCGAAAAGGCACCGCGCCGTGGCAGCTGGCCGTGTTCACGCACGAAAGTTTGATGGGTCGCACACTGGACGAACCCTTCACTTTGTACGGTCTGCTGGCCGAATCGGTAGAGGTTTCAGACGATCGGACCGAGGTACGATTCGTGCTGCGCCCCGAGGCCGCCTTTTCTGACGGCACGCCCGTCACGGTCGAGGATGTCATCTGGAGCTATGAGACACTGGGCACCGAAGGACACCCCAAATACCACGGACTGTGGGACCAGATCACCTCTATCACCCAAGACGGGCCGCGCGCGGTCAAGATGACCTTCGAGGCGGGCAACCGAGAACTGGCCCTGCTGGCCGGTATGCGCCCGATCCTCAGCAAGGCGCAGTGGGATGGCCGTGATTTTGCCAATGCACCGCTGGCGGATGTGCCGCTGGGCAGTGGCCCCTATGTGGTCAGCGCCTACGAAGGCGGACGGTTCGTGCAACTGACCCGCGACCCGGACTATTGGGGTGCGGATGTGCCGGTGCGGCGCGGCACCAACAACTATGACAAAATCCGCATTGATTTTTACGGCGACAGCACCGTGCTGCTGGAAGGGTTCAAAGCGGGCGAAATATCCGCCATCCGCGAGTTCAACGCCGAGCGTTGGACCACGCAATACGATTTCCCGCGCGCGCTAAGCGGCGATGTGGTGCAAACGGAAATCCCCCATGGCAAGCCGTCGGGCATGACCGGCCTTGCGATGAACACCCGCCGCGCGCCTTTTGACGACTGGCGGGTACGGGCGGCGCTGATCTATGCGTTCAACTTCGAATATATCAATGACACGGTGACAGGGGGCGCACAGCCACGCATCACCTCGTATTTCTCGAATTCGGTTCTGGCGATGCAGGACGGCCCTGCGGCGCCTGAAGTGGCTGCCTTGCTGAAACCCTATGCCGCCGATCTGCCGCAGGGCACTCTGGAGGGGTATGCACTGCCCGTCTCGGATGGCAGCGCGCGCAACCGCCGGAACCTGCGCGTCGCGACCAAGCTGCTGCAAGAGGCCGGATTTTCCGCCGAAGGAGGCACCCTGCGCGACTCCGACGGTTCTGCGTTCACCTTTGACATCCTTCTGCCCAAGGGCAGCACCGAAAACATCGCCATCGCCGACATCTATGTGGGCGCGCTGGCGCGGCTTGGCATCACCGCACGGATCGAAACCGTGGACGATGCCCAGTTTCTGGCGCGCACCAACAGTTTCGACTTTGAAATGACCTATTTCCGCCGCGCCCTGTCGCTGTCACCCGGCAACGAGCAGCGCTATTATTGGAGCAGCGAAGCCGCCAGTGCCGAAGGGTCGCGCAACCTGCCGGGCATCGCGAGCCCTGCGGTCGACGCGATGATCGACGCGATGCTGGAGGCCGAGGGGCAAGAGCAGTTCGTATCTGCAACCCGTGCGCTGGACCGTGTGTTGACGGCAGGCAGCTATGTCATTCCGTTCTGGCAGTTCAGCGAAGGGCGCATTGCACACGTCAAACAGATGAAGCACCCCGAAGTGCTGCCGATCTATGGTGACGGGCCAAATTACATGCCCGAGGTCTGGTGGTGGGAAGATTGA
- a CDS encoding helix-turn-helix domain-containing protein encodes MTGQPPRTLIEIARTSGEDMPVQPLDLGARVRDLRKARDWTLEQAARQAGIARSTLSKIENGQMSPTYDALKKLAVGLQISVPQLFTPPQAERVNGRMSVTKDGQGNQQATATYEHELLAETLVKKQMLPYRARVRARSMDEFDGWVRHDGEEFLYVLTGVVLLYTEFYEPIEMRRGDSAYYDATMGHNVISTSPEDAMILWVTSLT; translated from the coding sequence ATGACCGGACAGCCACCCAGAACCCTGATCGAAATCGCCCGCACCAGCGGCGAGGATATGCCCGTCCAGCCGCTTGATCTGGGGGCGCGCGTGCGTGATCTGCGCAAGGCCCGCGACTGGACGCTGGAACAGGCGGCCAGACAGGCGGGTATCGCGCGTTCGACCCTGTCCAAGATCGAAAACGGCCAGATGTCACCCACATATGACGCGCTGAAAAAGCTGGCCGTGGGCCTGCAGATTTCGGTGCCGCAGCTGTTCACCCCGCCACAGGCCGAGCGGGTGAACGGGCGTATGTCAGTCACCAAGGACGGGCAGGGCAACCAGCAGGCCACCGCCACCTATGAACACGAATTGCTGGCCGAAACGCTGGTGAAGAAACAGATGTTGCCCTATCGCGCCCGCGTGCGCGCCCGCAGCATGGACGAATTCGACGGCTGGGTGCGTCACGACGGCGAAGAGTTTCTCTATGTGCTGACCGGTGTGGTGCTGCTTTATACCGAATTCTACGAACCTATCGAGATGCGGCGCGGCGATAGCGCCTATTACGACGCCACTATGGGCCACAACGTCATCAGCACCAGCCCCGAGGATGCGATGATTTTGTGGGTGACGTCACTGACGTGA
- a CDS encoding class I adenylate-forming enzyme family protein, with the protein MLSVFAQGVHPRCPAPFNMADHVLRAGLARPDHLALSILHHDHIDDWSYAALTTAIRGTATGLLQHAQAGQMVLMRLGNTVDFPIAYLGAIWAGLVPVPTSAALTRPEVAAILADLPVAAILRDPAVDCPDDGRCIPLDVLQAMRNLPPAAAATGDPDRLAYVIYTSGTSGKPRAVAHAHRAIWARGMMHQGWYGLRADDRLCHAGAFNWTYTLGTGLMDPWTLGATALIPAPGTAASALPELLARHRATIFAAAPGVYRQMLKGRDTLPLPALRHGLSAGEKLPDRIRDAWTAATGTQVFEAYGMSECSTFISASPTNPAASGASGQPQPGRHIAIVDDTGTPQPIGQPGIIAVHRSDPGLMLEYIGAPDETAQKFAGEWFLTGDEAQMDADYQITYLGRADDMMNAGGYRVSPIEVEQALLSHEGITAVAATDVLVKADTRVIAAFYTGPAPLDQGALKAYAEPRLAQYKRPRLYVHVDALPTGANNKILRRQLRDSFDTGR; encoded by the coding sequence ATGCTGTCTGTTTTTGCCCAAGGGGTGCATCCCCGCTGCCCCGCCCCGTTCAATATGGCCGACCACGTTTTGCGTGCGGGCCTCGCACGGCCTGACCATCTGGCGCTGAGCATCCTGCATCACGATCACATCGACGATTGGAGCTATGCCGCGCTAACGACCGCCATTCGCGGCACCGCAACGGGGTTGTTGCAGCACGCGCAAGCGGGCCAGATGGTGTTGATGCGACTGGGCAATACGGTGGATTTTCCCATCGCCTATCTGGGCGCGATCTGGGCCGGACTGGTGCCGGTCCCGACCTCGGCGGCGCTGACCCGACCTGAAGTCGCGGCGATCCTTGCCGACTTGCCGGTTGCGGCAATTCTGCGCGATCCGGCGGTGGATTGTCCGGATGACGGGCGCTGTATCCCCTTGGACGTGTTGCAAGCAATGCGCAACCTGCCGCCCGCCGCTGCCGCAACGGGTGATCCCGACCGGCTGGCCTATGTCATCTATACCTCGGGCACATCCGGAAAACCGCGTGCCGTGGCCCATGCGCACCGCGCCATCTGGGCACGCGGCATGATGCATCAGGGCTGGTACGGGCTGCGCGCCGACGACCGCCTGTGCCATGCGGGCGCGTTCAACTGGACCTACACGCTGGGCACCGGCCTGATGGACCCGTGGACACTGGGTGCGACCGCGCTGATCCCGGCCCCCGGCACAGCCGCCAGCGCTCTGCCCGAATTGTTGGCCCGCCACCGCGCCACCATCTTTGCCGCAGCACCTGGTGTTTACCGGCAGATGCTCAAGGGGCGCGATACCCTGCCGCTGCCTGCCCTACGCCACGGGCTGAGTGCTGGCGAAAAGCTGCCCGACCGCATCCGCGACGCATGGACCGCCGCAACAGGCACGCAGGTGTTCGAGGCCTACGGCATGTCAGAATGTTCCACCTTTATCTCGGCCAGCCCGACCAATCCCGCCGCTTCGGGCGCGTCGGGACAGCCGCAACCGGGCCGTCACATCGCCATTGTCGACGACACAGGCACCCCGCAACCCATCGGCCAGCCCGGCATCATCGCCGTGCACCGCAGCGATCCGGGCCTGATGCTGGAATATATCGGAGCCCCCGACGAGACCGCGCAGAAGTTCGCAGGCGAATGGTTCCTGACCGGTGACGAGGCGCAAATGGACGCTGATTATCAGATCACCTATCTGGGCCGCGCAGATGATATGATGAATGCAGGCGGCTACCGTGTATCGCCCATCGAAGTCGAACAGGCGCTGCTGTCGCACGAAGGCATCACCGCCGTCGCCGCAACAGATGTGTTGGTCAAGGCCGACACGCGCGTCATTGCCGCCTTTTACACCGGCCCCGCGCCGCTGGATCAGGGCGCGCTAAAGGCCTATGCCGAACCCCGTCTTGCCCAATACAAACGCCCGCGTCTCTACGTGCATGTTGACGCGCTGCCGACGGGGGCAAACAACAAGATCCTGCGCCGCCAGTTGCGCGACAGCTTCGACACGGGCCGTTAG
- a CDS encoding DsbA family oxidoreductase has translation MPAAAIKLDIMSDPICPWCYIGKSYLDRAMEQNPDHPFQIEWHPFQLNPDMPAEGMDRRAYLEDKFGGKEGAVKAYAPVMEHAQKAGLKIDFEAMKRTPNTLDAHRLIHWAGIEGRQTAAVSALFKAYFVEGRDIGDTDTLADIADGIELDAAVIRRLLASDADQQLIIDRDAHSRKMGITSVPTFIVAGKHAVPGAQPPELWAKVIAELAAQESNS, from the coding sequence ATGCCCGCAGCCGCCATCAAGCTCGATATCATGTCCGACCCGATCTGCCCGTGGTGCTACATTGGCAAAAGCTATTTGGACCGCGCGATGGAGCAGAACCCCGATCATCCGTTCCAGATCGAATGGCATCCCTTCCAGTTGAACCCCGACATGCCCGCCGAAGGCATGGACCGCCGCGCCTATCTTGAAGACAAGTTCGGCGGCAAGGAGGGCGCGGTAAAAGCCTATGCGCCGGTGATGGAACATGCGCAAAAGGCCGGTCTGAAAATCGACTTCGAGGCGATGAAACGCACGCCGAATACGCTGGATGCACACCGGCTGATCCACTGGGCCGGTATAGAGGGCCGCCAGACCGCTGCCGTCTCGGCGCTGTTCAAAGCCTATTTCGTCGAAGGCCGCGATATTGGTGACACCGACACGCTGGCCGATATTGCCGATGGCATCGAACTGGACGCCGCCGTGATACGCCGCCTGCTGGCTTCTGATGCCGACCAACAGCTGATCATCGACCGCGACGCGCACAGCCGCAAAATGGGCATCACATCGGTGCCCACATTTATCGTTGCCGGCAAACACGCGGTGCCGGGCGCACAGCCGCCCGAGTTGTGGGCAAAAGTGATTGCGGAACTGGCTGCCCAAGAAAGCAACAGCTGA
- a CDS encoding adenylyltransferase/cytidyltransferase family protein, whose protein sequence is MLAVISRTRPATTVLTCGTFDLYHHGHVRLLQRLSEPGDELIVGCSTDQFNDIKGKRCVMPFFQRREILEACRCVSRVIPEETWEQKRSDIVNYNLSIFAMGDDWAGHFDDLRDLTRVIYLPRTKDVSTTELKERIQQRANTA, encoded by the coding sequence ATGCTGGCGGTTATTAGTCGCACCCGCCCCGCAACCACCGTTCTGACCTGTGGCACCTTTGATTTATACCATCACGGCCACGTCCGCCTGTTGCAACGTTTGTCTGAACCGGGTGACGAACTGATCGTCGGATGTTCCACGGACCAGTTCAACGACATAAAGGGCAAACGCTGCGTGATGCCGTTTTTCCAGCGACGCGAAATTCTCGAAGCGTGCCGCTGTGTTTCACGGGTAATCCCCGAGGAAACCTGGGAGCAGAAACGCTCGGATATCGTGAACTACAACCTGTCGATTTTTGCGATGGGTGACGATTGGGCCGGACACTTTGACGATCTGCGTGACCTGACGCGGGTGATTTATCTGCCGCGCACCAAAGATGTGTCAACGACCGAGTTGAAAGAGCGCATCCAGCAACGGGCAAATACTGCCTGA
- a CDS encoding multidrug effflux MFS transporter: MTTQQSHPMGSAEFIALMAMMFATIAFSIDAMLPALPEIADELTQGDPGRAALILTLFVMGMGLGTFFTGPLSDAFGRKPVVYGGAVLYISSAAFAWWETSFELVLLARFLQGLGASGPRVVSLAIIRDMYEGREMARIMSIAMMIFTLVPAFAPAMGAVIIGFSGWRGIFGAFVIFSLICTLWLGFRLPETLPPSERRPLRLRLMLGAVREMMAHPTVRLSIVVQTLTMTLLFCTLTMIQPIYDEVYGRGDTFPYWFGLVALISGGASLTNALVVVRLGMRRLVTWALGSQIVLAGLMLLLTSGHFEGEFYLFLFWQFSLFCTASFSVGNLNAIAMDPMGHIAGMAASVIGSISTVAAAIIASPITLLSNGTAQPLVLAVLVLASCGYLLMLRIWRIEGRRLIN; this comes from the coding sequence ATGACCACCCAGCAATCACATCCAATGGGCAGTGCCGAATTTATCGCGTTGATGGCCATGATGTTCGCCACAATTGCGTTTTCCATCGACGCCATGTTGCCCGCCCTGCCCGAAATTGCCGACGAGTTGACCCAAGGTGATCCGGGACGTGCAGCATTGATCCTGACTCTGTTTGTGATGGGCATGGGGCTGGGCACATTTTTCACGGGGCCGCTGTCGGATGCTTTCGGGCGCAAGCCCGTCGTATATGGAGGTGCGGTTCTGTACATCTCTTCCGCAGCCTTCGCGTGGTGGGAAACCAGTTTCGAGCTGGTCTTGCTGGCGCGGTTCCTTCAGGGCCTTGGTGCGTCGGGCCCGCGCGTGGTGTCACTGGCGATTATCCGTGATATGTATGAAGGCCGCGAAATGGCGCGGATCATGTCCATCGCAATGATGATCTTTACGCTGGTTCCGGCCTTTGCGCCGGCGATGGGTGCCGTGATCATCGGCTTTTCCGGCTGGCGCGGGATTTTTGGAGCTTTTGTCATTTTCTCACTGATTTGCACGCTGTGGCTGGGATTTCGCCTGCCCGAAACCCTGCCCCCGTCCGAACGCCGCCCGCTGCGGTTGCGCCTGATGCTGGGGGCCGTGCGCGAGATGATGGCCCACCCCACGGTGCGCCTGTCGATCGTCGTGCAAACGCTGACAATGACTTTGCTGTTTTGCACGCTAACCATGATCCAGCCGATCTATGACGAAGTTTACGGACGCGGCGATACCTTTCCCTATTGGTTCGGCCTTGTGGCGCTGATCTCGGGCGGGGCAAGCCTGACCAACGCGCTGGTGGTGGTGCGTCTGGGAATGCGCCGATTGGTGACATGGGCACTGGGGTCGCAGATCGTGCTGGCGGGGCTGATGTTGCTGCTGACCTCGGGGCATTTCGAGGGCGAGTTTTACCTGTTCCTGTTCTGGCAATTCTCGCTGTTCTGCACGGCCAGCTTTTCCGTGGGCAACCTGAACGCAATCGCGATGGACCCGATGGGACATATTGCGGGCATGGCCGCCTCGGTGATCGGGTCGATTTCAACGGTGGCGGCAGCGATCATCGCCTCGCCGATTACGCTGCTCTCTAACGGCACGGCGCAACCGCTGGTACTGGCCGTGTTGGTGTTGGCATCCTGCGGCTATCTGTTGATGTTGCGGATATGGCGGATCGAGGGACGTCGCCTGATCAACTAA
- the mfd gene encoding transcription-repair coupling factor, producing MTDPAHITVSGAPEGFDATRILAELARGVPVCHVARDDKRLVAMRDALRFFAPDVPVVIFPAWDCLPYDRVSPNADISAQRMATLAALAHGMPDKFIVLTTLNAATQKLPARSVLREAAFAARVGDRIDDAALRGFLVRMGFVQSPTVTEPGDYAVRGGIIDIYPPGDLGPVRLDLFGDVLDGARRFDPATQRTTEKLDVVELAPVSEVILDDAAVTRFRQNYRLEFGAAGTDDPLYEAISAGRKHQGAEHWLAFFHDHLETLFDYLPDASITLDDQVTPTRLARWDTIADQYETRRLAMVNRSKMDSVYKPAPPQGLYLDDAAWETAVAGRRVVQFRALAQSTGLGVVDAGGRIGRNFSPERQQENISLFGALVAHIKAKLADGPVVVASYSAGARERLSGLIEDEGLAETIPVTDATRIGKRGLHLVVWALEHGFEGPVDGKQLTVISEQDVLGDRLIRQPKRKRRADNFLTEATSLTPGDLIVHVDHGIGRYHGMEVITAAGAAHECLLLEYAENSKLYLPVENIELLSKYGHDEGLLDRLGGGAWQSKKAKLKERIREMADKLIRIAAERALRRAPVLEPPPGMWDAFSARFPYEETDDQLRAIGDVIGDLTSGAPMDRLVVGDVGFGKTEVAMRAAFVAAMAGVQVAVIAPTTLLARQHYKSFSERFRGFPLEVRTLSRFVSTKEASDTREAMSRGTADIVIGTHALLAKNTRFKELGLLVIDEEQHFGVGHKERLKQMRSDVHVLTLTATPIPRTLQLSLTGVRDLSIIGTPPVDRLAIRTYVSEFDTVTIREALLREHYRGGQSFYVVPRLSDLPEIEDFLKTQLPELSYVVAHGQMAAGELDGRMNAFYDGKFDILLATTIVESGLDIPTANTMVVHRADMFGLAQLYQIRGRVGRSKTRAYAYLTTKPRAKLTPVAEKRLRVLGSLDTLGAGFTLASQDLDIRGAGNLLGEEQSGQMRDVGFELYQSMLEEAIAKIKAGEMEGLSEADEQWAPQINLGVPVLIPEEYVPDLDVRLGLYRRLSGLSTKVELEGFAAELIDRFGTLPREVNTLMLVVRIKAMCKRAGIAKLDGGPKGAVIQFHNDKFASPEGLVTFIQDQRGLAKVKDNKIVVRRDWKSDADKIKGAFAIARDLAEKVIAEKKKTKKKA from the coding sequence ATGACTGACCCTGCACATATCACCGTATCCGGCGCACCCGAAGGGTTTGACGCCACACGTATTCTGGCCGAACTGGCGCGGGGTGTCCCGGTGTGCCATGTGGCGCGCGATGACAAACGGCTGGTGGCGATGCGTGATGCGCTGCGGTTTTTTGCCCCTGATGTGCCTGTGGTGATCTTTCCCGCATGGGATTGTCTGCCCTATGACCGCGTGTCGCCCAATGCCGACATTTCGGCGCAGCGGATGGCAACGCTGGCGGCACTGGCGCACGGGATGCCGGATAAATTCATAGTGCTGACCACATTGAACGCGGCCACGCAAAAGCTGCCTGCGCGCTCTGTGCTGCGCGAGGCTGCGTTTGCGGCGCGGGTGGGCGACCGGATCGACGATGCGGCGTTGCGCGGGTTTCTTGTGCGCATGGGCTTTGTGCAATCGCCGACAGTGACCGAGCCGGGCGATTACGCGGTGCGCGGCGGTATCATCGACATCTACCCGCCGGGCGATCTGGGGCCGGTGCGGCTGGACCTGTTTGGCGATGTGCTGGACGGGGCGCGGCGGTTTGATCCGGCGACCCAACGCACTACGGAAAAGCTGGACGTGGTCGAACTGGCGCCTGTCTCCGAGGTAATTTTGGACGACGCGGCGGTGACGCGGTTTCGCCAGAATTACCGGTTGGAATTTGGCGCGGCGGGCACCGATGATCCGCTCTACGAGGCGATCAGCGCAGGTCGCAAACATCAGGGCGCAGAACATTGGCTGGCGTTTTTCCACGACCATCTGGAGACGCTGTTCGACTATCTGCCCGATGCGTCGATCACGCTGGATGATCAGGTGACACCGACCCGACTGGCGCGTTGGGACACAATCGCCGACCAATACGAGACGCGCAGGCTGGCGATGGTCAACCGCTCGAAGATGGATTCGGTCTATAAACCCGCACCACCGCAGGGGCTGTATCTGGACGATGCTGCGTGGGAAACCGCCGTGGCGGGTCGCCGCGTGGTGCAGTTTCGCGCGCTGGCACAATCCACCGGTCTGGGCGTGGTGGATGCGGGCGGGCGCATCGGGCGCAATTTCTCACCCGAGCGACAACAGGAAAATATCAGTCTTTTCGGGGCTTTGGTGGCCCATATTAAAGCAAAACTGGCAGATGGCCCCGTTGTCGTCGCCAGCTATTCGGCAGGCGCGCGTGAACGGCTGAGCGGTCTGATCGAGGACGAGGGGCTGGCCGAGACAATTCCCGTTACTGACGCGACGCGCATCGGAAAACGTGGGCTGCATCTGGTGGTTTGGGCGCTTGAGCACGGCTTTGAGGGGCCGGTGGACGGCAAACAGCTGACCGTGATTTCCGAACAGGACGTGCTGGGCGACCGGCTGATCCGCCAGCCCAAGCGCAAGCGGCGCGCCGACAACTTCCTGACCGAGGCCACCAGCCTGACGCCGGGCGATCTGATCGTGCATGTCGATCACGGCATTGGCCGCTATCACGGCATGGAGGTGATCACCGCCGCCGGGGCCGCACATGAATGTTTGCTGCTGGAATATGCAGAGAATTCTAAGTTGTACCTGCCGGTCGAGAACATCGAACTGCTGTCGAAATACGGCCACGATGAGGGGCTTCTGGACCGGTTGGGTGGCGGCGCGTGGCAATCGAAAAAGGCCAAGCTGAAAGAGCGCATTCGCGAGATGGCCGACAAGCTGATCCGTATCGCCGCCGAACGCGCCCTGCGCCGCGCGCCTGTGCTGGAACCGCCGCCGGGCATGTGGGACGCGTTCAGCGCGCGGTTCCCCTATGAGGAAACCGACGACCAATTGCGGGCCATTGGCGACGTGATCGGGGATCTGACCAGCGGCGCGCCGATGGACCGTCTGGTGGTCGGCGACGTGGGCTTTGGCAAGACCGAGGTGGCGATGCGCGCGGCCTTTGTGGCGGCGATGGCGGGCGTGCAAGTGGCAGTGATCGCACCCACGACTTTGCTGGCGCGGCAACACTACAAGAGCTTTTCCGAACGGTTCCGCGGCTTTCCCCTCGAGGTGCGCACGCTGAGCAGGTTTGTCAGCACCAAAGAGGCGTCCGACACCCGCGAGGCGATGTCGCGCGGCACCGCCGACATCGTCATCGGCACCCATGCGCTGTTGGCGAAAAACACCCGGTTCAAGGAACTGGGCCTGCTGGTTATCGACGAAGAGCAGCACTTTGGCGTCGGTCACAAGGAACGGCTGAAGCAGATGCGCTCGGATGTGCATGTGCTGACGCTGACCGCCACGCCAATCCCGCGCACGCTGCAACTGTCGCTGACAGGGGTGCGCGATCTGTCGATCATCGGCACGCCGCCCGTCGACCGGTTGGCGATCCGCACCTATGTCAGCGAATTTGATACGGTCACGATCCGCGAGGCACTGCTGCGCGAGCATTATCGCGGTGGGCAGTCATTCTATGTGGTGCCGCGCCTGTCGGACCTGCCTGAAATCGAGGATTTCCTGAAAACGCAGTTGCCCGAGTTGTCTTACGTGGTTGCCCACGGCCAGATGGCGGCGGGCGAGCTGGATGGCCGGATGAATGCCTTTTACGATGGTAAATTCGACATTCTGCTGGCCACGACGATTGTTGAATCCGGTCTGGATATTCCCACCGCCAACACGATGGTGGTGCATCGGGCCGATATGTTCGGTCTGGCGCAACTCTATCAGATTCGCGGACGTGTCGGGCGGTCGAAAACCCGTGCTTATGCCTATCTGACGACGAAACCGCGTGCGAAACTGACGCCGGTGGCCGAAAAACGTCTGCGTGTTCTGGGCTCGCTCGATACGTTGGGCGCAGGCTTTACGCTGGCCAGTCAGGATCTGGACATTCGCGGTGCGGGCAATCTGCTGGGCGAGGAACAATCGGGCCAGATGCGCGATGTGGGGTTCGAACTGTACCAGTCGATGCTGGAAGAGGCGATTGCCAAGATAAAGGCGGGCGAGATGGAAGGCCTGAGCGAGGCCGACGAGCAATGGGCGCCGCAGATCAATCTGGGTGTTCCTGTACTGATTCCCGAGGAATATGTACCGGATCTGGACGTGCGTCTGGGGCTTTACCGTCGTCTCAGTGGTCTGAGCACCAAGGTCGAGCTGGAAGGGTTCGCCGCCGAGTTGATCGACCGTTTCGGCACCCTGCCGCGCGAGGTCAACACGCTGATGCTGGTCGTGCGGATCAAGGCGATGTGCAAACGCGCGGGTATCGCCAAGCTGGACGGCGGGCCGAAGGGGGCTGTGATCCAGTTCCACAACGATAAGTTCGCCTCGCCCGAGGGGCTGGTCACCTTCATTCAGGACCAGCGCGGGCTGGCCAAGGTCAAGGACAACAAGATCGTGGTGCGCCGCGACTGGAAATCCGACGCGGACAAGATCAAGGGGGCTTTTGCCATTGCCCGTGATCTGGCCGAAAAGGTCATCGCCGAGAAGAAAAAGACCAAGAAAAAAGCCTGA